A single genomic interval of Trachemys scripta elegans isolate TJP31775 chromosome 3, CAS_Tse_1.0, whole genome shotgun sequence harbors:
- the LOC117875472 gene encoding gastrula zinc finger protein XlCGF57.1-like isoform X1 — protein MKENYELVTSLVDDEIVNESMEEKNQEEDAENLLPVKTFSVKPEEKVSQSSVKVKNCLGQSKLQTTQRNSAGNTQGLSTNSTAQQKVQLTERPDALQECKRSCVEKTDLLIRQRNHKRERPFPCSECGKCFSQKGDLKIHLRIHTGERPYTCTECGKSFTQRGYLKIHLRLHTGEKPFPCTECGKRFPSKGDLKMHQRKHTGERPFLCSECGKSFTRKVDLKVHQRKHTGERPFACTECGKSFTSKGYLKIHLGQHKGKRPFTCLECGKSFISKGSLKAHQRIHTGETPFTCTECAKSFTTKGYLKIHQRLHTGETPYPCAECGKRFTTKGYLKIHQKIHTDGTPFICSDCGKSFATMRYLKMHQRSHTGETTFTCAECGESFAQKGYLRIHQRMHTGEGLYTCSDCGKSFTAKYLRIHQRMHTGERPFTCTECGKSFTAEGSLKIHLKIHSRVLLSICTDCGKSFSSMRYLKVHQKTHSQEPAMLPGERGDGFPQKALAAVPQKAHREMISFTCQDCGKSFCQKSNLITHQKAHAQERQVLTHRPSAGPAAAPPTSVKLHPVNLAQEVLRAGKDHLDPNPYPLVMDLKPSFPFALQTCPLSPGVNLGVS, from the exons ATGAAGGAGAATTATGAGCTCGTCACCTCGCTAG TAGATGATGAGATTGTGAATGAAAGTATGGAGGAGAAGAATCAGGAGGAAGATGCTGAAAACCTGCTTCCAGTCAAGACCTTTTCAGTGAAACCTGAAGAGAAAGTTTCCCAAAGTTCAGTAAAGGTGAAAAACTGCCTGGGTCAGAGCAAACTCCAGACAACGCAGAGAAACTCTGCAGGGAACACACAAGGGCTATCCACAAACAGCACGGCTCAGCAGAAAGTCCAGTTGACGGAGAGACCGGACGCCCTTCAGGAATGCAAGCGAAGCTGTGTGGAGAAGACAGATCTCCTGATACGACAGAGGAACCACAAGAGGGAGAGGCCGTTTCCCTGCAGCGAGTGTGGGAAATGCTTCTCTCAGAAAGGGGACCTGAAGATCCACCTgagaatccacacgggggagCGGCCGTACACGTGCaccgagtgcgggaaaagcttcacccAGCGGGGATACCTGAAGATTCACCTGAGGCTGCACACGGGGGAGAAGCCCTTTCCGTGCACCGAATGCGGGAAACGGTTCCCGTCGAAGGGGGATCTCAAAATGCACCAGAGGAAGCACACGGGGGAGCGGCCCTTTctgtgcagtgagtgtgggaagagcttcacTCGCAAGGTGGACCTCAAAGTCCACCAGAGGAAGCACACGGGGGAGAGGCCCTTTGCTTGCACCGAGTGCGGGAAGAGTTTTACTTCCAAGGGCTATCTCAAGATACACCTGGGACAACACAAGGGGAAGAGGCCGTTCACGTGTCtggagtgcgggaaaagcttcatttCCAAGGGCTCCCTCAAGGcgcaccagagaatccacacgggcgAGACGCCCTTCACGTGCACCGAGTGTGCGAAGAGCTTCACCACCAAGGGCTATCTCAAGATACACCAGAGGCTGCACACGGGGGAGACCCCGTATCCCTGCGCCGAGTGCGGGAAGCGCTTCACCACCAAGGGCTATCTGAAGATACACCAGAAAATCCACACGGACGGGACCCCCTTCATCTGCAGTGATTGCGGGAAGAGCTTTGCCACCATGCGATATCTCAAGATGCATCAGAGAAGCCACACGGGGGAGACCACGTTCACCTGCGCGGAGTGTGGGGAGAGCTTCGCCCAGAAGGGCTATCTCCGCATCCACCAGCGGATGCACACAGGGGAGGGCCTGTACACCTGctctgactgtgggaaaagcttcactgccAAGTACCTGCGGATCCACCAGCGAATGCACACGGGAGAGCGGCCCTTCACTTGCAcggagtgtgggaaaagcttcactgccGAGGGGTCTCTGAAAATCCACCTCAAGATTCACAGCAGGGTGCTGCTGAGTATATGCACtgactgcgggaaaagcttctCCTCCATGCGCTATCTCAAGGTGCACCAGAAAACCCATTCCCAAGAGCCAGCGATGCTACCCGGCGAAAGGGGGGACGGTTTCCCGCAGAAGGCGCTTGCCGCTGTCCCTCAGAAAGCCCACAGAGAAATGATCTCATTTACCTGCCAggactgcgggaaaagcttctGCCAGAAGTCTAATTTAATAACGCACCAGAAAGCCCACGCGCAGGAGAGACAGGTTCTCACACACAGGCCCAGCGCCGGCCCTGCAGCCGCTCCACCGACATCCGTGAAGTTGCACCCAGTGAATTTGGCTCAGGAAGTTTTAAGAGCAGGGAAAGATCATCTCGACCCAAATCCCTATCCCCTGGTCATGGATTTAAAGCCCAGCTTCCCGTTTGCTCTGCAGACCTGTCCACTTTCCCCAGGAGTAAATCTAGGTGTCTCTTGA
- the LOC117875472 gene encoding gastrula zinc finger protein XlCGF57.1-like isoform X2 produces the protein MKENYELVTSLDDEIVNESMEEKNQEEDAENLLPVKTFSVKPEEKVSQSSVKVKNCLGQSKLQTTQRNSAGNTQGLSTNSTAQQKVQLTERPDALQECKRSCVEKTDLLIRQRNHKRERPFPCSECGKCFSQKGDLKIHLRIHTGERPYTCTECGKSFTQRGYLKIHLRLHTGEKPFPCTECGKRFPSKGDLKMHQRKHTGERPFLCSECGKSFTRKVDLKVHQRKHTGERPFACTECGKSFTSKGYLKIHLGQHKGKRPFTCLECGKSFISKGSLKAHQRIHTGETPFTCTECAKSFTTKGYLKIHQRLHTGETPYPCAECGKRFTTKGYLKIHQKIHTDGTPFICSDCGKSFATMRYLKMHQRSHTGETTFTCAECGESFAQKGYLRIHQRMHTGEGLYTCSDCGKSFTAKYLRIHQRMHTGERPFTCTECGKSFTAEGSLKIHLKIHSRVLLSICTDCGKSFSSMRYLKVHQKTHSQEPAMLPGERGDGFPQKALAAVPQKAHREMISFTCQDCGKSFCQKSNLITHQKAHAQERQVLTHRPSAGPAAAPPTSVKLHPVNLAQEVLRAGKDHLDPNPYPLVMDLKPSFPFALQTCPLSPGVNLGVS, from the exons ATGAAGGAGAATTATGAGCTCGTCACCTCGCTAG ATGATGAGATTGTGAATGAAAGTATGGAGGAGAAGAATCAGGAGGAAGATGCTGAAAACCTGCTTCCAGTCAAGACCTTTTCAGTGAAACCTGAAGAGAAAGTTTCCCAAAGTTCAGTAAAGGTGAAAAACTGCCTGGGTCAGAGCAAACTCCAGACAACGCAGAGAAACTCTGCAGGGAACACACAAGGGCTATCCACAAACAGCACGGCTCAGCAGAAAGTCCAGTTGACGGAGAGACCGGACGCCCTTCAGGAATGCAAGCGAAGCTGTGTGGAGAAGACAGATCTCCTGATACGACAGAGGAACCACAAGAGGGAGAGGCCGTTTCCCTGCAGCGAGTGTGGGAAATGCTTCTCTCAGAAAGGGGACCTGAAGATCCACCTgagaatccacacgggggagCGGCCGTACACGTGCaccgagtgcgggaaaagcttcacccAGCGGGGATACCTGAAGATTCACCTGAGGCTGCACACGGGGGAGAAGCCCTTTCCGTGCACCGAATGCGGGAAACGGTTCCCGTCGAAGGGGGATCTCAAAATGCACCAGAGGAAGCACACGGGGGAGCGGCCCTTTctgtgcagtgagtgtgggaagagcttcacTCGCAAGGTGGACCTCAAAGTCCACCAGAGGAAGCACACGGGGGAGAGGCCCTTTGCTTGCACCGAGTGCGGGAAGAGTTTTACTTCCAAGGGCTATCTCAAGATACACCTGGGACAACACAAGGGGAAGAGGCCGTTCACGTGTCtggagtgcgggaaaagcttcatttCCAAGGGCTCCCTCAAGGcgcaccagagaatccacacgggcgAGACGCCCTTCACGTGCACCGAGTGTGCGAAGAGCTTCACCACCAAGGGCTATCTCAAGATACACCAGAGGCTGCACACGGGGGAGACCCCGTATCCCTGCGCCGAGTGCGGGAAGCGCTTCACCACCAAGGGCTATCTGAAGATACACCAGAAAATCCACACGGACGGGACCCCCTTCATCTGCAGTGATTGCGGGAAGAGCTTTGCCACCATGCGATATCTCAAGATGCATCAGAGAAGCCACACGGGGGAGACCACGTTCACCTGCGCGGAGTGTGGGGAGAGCTTCGCCCAGAAGGGCTATCTCCGCATCCACCAGCGGATGCACACAGGGGAGGGCCTGTACACCTGctctgactgtgggaaaagcttcactgccAAGTACCTGCGGATCCACCAGCGAATGCACACGGGAGAGCGGCCCTTCACTTGCAcggagtgtgggaaaagcttcactgccGAGGGGTCTCTGAAAATCCACCTCAAGATTCACAGCAGGGTGCTGCTGAGTATATGCACtgactgcgggaaaagcttctCCTCCATGCGCTATCTCAAGGTGCACCAGAAAACCCATTCCCAAGAGCCAGCGATGCTACCCGGCGAAAGGGGGGACGGTTTCCCGCAGAAGGCGCTTGCCGCTGTCCCTCAGAAAGCCCACAGAGAAATGATCTCATTTACCTGCCAggactgcgggaaaagcttctGCCAGAAGTCTAATTTAATAACGCACCAGAAAGCCCACGCGCAGGAGAGACAGGTTCTCACACACAGGCCCAGCGCCGGCCCTGCAGCCGCTCCACCGACATCCGTGAAGTTGCACCCAGTGAATTTGGCTCAGGAAGTTTTAAGAGCAGGGAAAGATCATCTCGACCCAAATCCCTATCCCCTGGTCATGGATTTAAAGCCCAGCTTCCCGTTTGCTCTGCAGACCTGTCCACTTTCCCCAGGAGTAAATCTAGGTGTCTCTTGA